In Lineus longissimus chromosome 7, tnLinLong1.2, whole genome shotgun sequence, a genomic segment contains:
- the LOC135491316 gene encoding uncharacterized protein LOC135491316 translates to MNTKALMSCIPGPRYGKLFLASAVIVLVNIVLFSTTDIVTFFRRQTERVYKVGQRDEKVACVAVEQELWPSDKYKLFRDYYRDIPKTKCAEEENWVKIDHGVFSITQSAKAKYRNITCDLAPLIRGKDDFHYRTGVRFRIKDGADVQHIGSKVNCSSGGARYANYHLTVPPSERLMRRAEEFELPEGALGMNVIMFGFDSVSRMAWQRKLPKSYAYMMKVLKCTVLENFNIVGDGTIAALLPMLTGKEEDELPDVRRGHTKNTLDDFPWIWNEYKKAGYVTQFTEDGRTWQWRMNGLKNHPTDYTNLHFYRIMNDHYDEFKKFCLGSEYRHSVMFNWVSEFLRMFKHGRTFSFGIHAELSHDGIKYLNIADDEFKGWLEYLYRKGYLDNTVLILMADHGARFSRELRETIEGKREERNPFFSFRLPHWFKRRYPRAFENLQINSKRLVTPFDIHETFRHILNFRNVPVGNISMRGISIFSEIPVWRTCATASIKPHYCNCLNWKTIATNSSAVKAAGKAFIDFVNALMESKKDQCHMLEIDEIIRSVAFSRGKEYLEKTHAELMLYQLTIHTKPGGGHFEATITHNLKTNTFTVQEREISRTNMYGDAPSCIYYSFPRIAAYCVCKKPGRIRDLKDHKVSK, encoded by the coding sequence ATGAATACCAAAGCATTGATGTCGTGTATCCCCGGCCCAAGATATGGAAAACTATTCCTTGCATCCGCAGTGATCGTCCTTGTCAACATTGTACTATTTTCGACCACAGACATCGTGACATTTTTCCGAAGACAGACTGAACGCGTTTACAAGGTTGGACAGCGTGATGAGAAGGTGGCCTGTGTAGCGGTCGAACAGGAACTTTGGCCTTCAGACAAGTATAAGTTGTTTAGGGATTACTACCGTGATATCCCAAAAACGAAATGCGCGGAAGAAGAAAACTGGGTCAAAATCGATCACGGCGTTTTCAGCATTACGCAATCGGCGAAAGCGAAGTACAGGAACATTACATGTGATTTGGCACCACTTATTAGGGGAAAGGATGACTTCCACTACCGCACAGGTGTCCGTTTTCGCATTAAGGATGGCGCGGACGTACAACATATAGGTTCGAAAGTGAATTGTTCATCTGGCGGAGCTCGATACGCAAACTATCATCTAACTGTACCGCCGTCAGAACGGCTGATGCGGCGCGCTGAAGAATTCGAACTTCCAGAGGGGGCTTTAGGAATGAATGTTATAATGTTTGGGTTCGATTCCGTCTCACGGATGGCGTGGCAGCGAAAGCTGCCTAAGTCGTATGCCTACATGATGAAGGTCTTGAAATGTACTGTACTTGAGAATTTCAATATTGTTGGGGACGGAACAATAGCCGCATTGCTACCAATGTTAACGGGAAAGGAGGAGGATGAGCTACCTGATGTACGAAGGGGACATACAAAGAATACATTAGATGATTTCCCATGGATTTGGAACGAATATAAGAAGGCTGGCTATGTTACTCAGTTTACTGAGGATGGGAGAACTTGGCAATGGAGAATGAATGGACTAAAAAATCATCCAACTGACTACACTAATTTACATTTTTACCGAATAATGAATGATCATTATGATGAATTTAAAAAGTTCTGTTTGGGATCTGAATATAGACACAGTGTGATGTTTAACTGGGTGTCGGAGTTTCTTCGTATGTTCAAGCACGGCAGGACATTTTCGTTTGGGATTCATGCAGAGTTGAGTCACGACGGCATTAAATATCTAAATATTGCCGACGATGAGTTTAAAGGCTGGCTTGAATATCTGTATAGAAAGGGATACCTTGACAATACGGTTCTGATTTTGATGGCCGACCACGGCGCACGGTTTAGTCGTGAGTTGAGGGAAACAATTGAGGGTAAGAGGGAGGAACGAAATCCCTTCTTCTCATTCCGGCTTCCCCATTGGTTCAAACGAAGATATCCTCGTGCTTTCGAAAATCTCCAGATTAACTCAAAGCGCCTTGTCACACCATTTGATATCCATGAGACATTTCGTCACATTTTGAATTTTCGCAATGTTCCCGTTGGCAATATCTCCATGAGGGGCATAAGCATATTTTCAGAAATTCCGGTGTGGAGGACATGTGCTACTGCAAGTATCAAACCTCACTATTGTAACTGTTTGAACTGGAAGACGATCGCCACGAACTCTTCGGCAGTCAAGGCGGCTGGAAAGGCCTTTATCGACTTCGTGAATGCTCTGATGGAGAGCAAAAAGGATCAGTGCCATATGTTAGAAATAGATGAGATCATTAGGAGCGTTGCCTTCTCCCGTGGAAAGGAATACCTGGAGAAGACACACGCTGAGTTAATGTTGTATCAACTGACCATTCATACCAAGCCTGGTGGCGGCCACTTTGAGGCAACAATTACGCACAACCTAAAAACGAATACATTTACGGTACAGGAGCGTGAAATTAGCCGAACTAATATGTACGGGGACGCGCCTAGTTGCATTTATTACTCGTTTCCACGTATTGCAGCCTACTGTGTGTGCAAAAAACCTGGGCGGATCCGGGATTTAAAGGATCATAAGGTTTCCAAATGA